In Tachysurus vachellii isolate PV-2020 chromosome 12, HZAU_Pvac_v1, whole genome shotgun sequence, the following are encoded in one genomic region:
- the si:ch73-337l15.2 gene encoding glutathione hydrolase 6 — protein MVQCDVRYMKVATDIHDDTETDRANEDSDGEQVTVYFKLPENRLQEKAEKRLTCFRVSVALVLLAIVLVFARLQWNKYWPDPDGLDISKEHDDHHQHTTMEEDDEHHDGEDHHHQHTALYHHAVVLTASANCSSIGKALLQEGGNVVDAAIASLLCLGVVHPHTAGVGGIFSAIVYNNTSGSLKTISSTAPQKSPVPSVLQGIRELHSQWGRSKWRRLFQEAITLAQEGFLIDDVLARALESHKEQIVVSKLCDLFCDATGRVKSVGAIVKNQNLSELLQSASLNENNFLETLAVKLSEDLSLSERPAFLAAIQQIRGEINDSVIVEGEKYSVLSASLPFSGQMLSDILEQVRQQSLSFQDGADFNKTSAAYRDLLNLIQLRNSSSLAQKYPGLVDTFSFNTQNSHIAVLDQSGNFVIMSASLNSTWGSGRFLPSSGILLNSFSANSRHFNFPLVLRLAQDDTSLNDDTEDSGEEKEVEVVAFTGGLSAVFNAAVLLHNRIDLRMSSKETLSSPLLHIEPEMTSGFCLSSILNDSDKYMRFSDVGHELEQVDECVDHSLSLLLRLHANHVAAHGAPATHAHIDGY, from the exons ATGGTGCAGTGCGATGTTCGGTACATGAAGGTAGCCACGGATATTCATGATGACACAGAAACCGACCGCGCAAATGAGGACAGCGATGGAGAACAAGTGACAGTCTACTTTAAGCT GCCTGAGAATAGACTGCAGGAAAAAGCAGAAAAGAGACTCACATGTTTCCGTGTGTCAGTGGCTCTGGTTCTGCTGGCTATCGTCTTGGTGTTCGCACGTCTTCAGTGGAACAAATATTGGCCTGATCCTGACGGGCTGGATATTTCCAAGGAACATGATGACCACCATCAACACACCACCATGGAGGAAGATGATGAACACCATGATGGAGAAGATCACCACCATCAGCACACTGCACTGTATCACCATGCTGTTGTCCTGACAGCATCag CTAACTGTTCCAGCATCGGTAAGGCTCTTCTCCAGGAAGGAGGAAACGTGGTGGATGCAGCGATTGCTTCTCTGCTCTGCCTGGGAGTCGTCCATCCACACACAGCCGGAGTAG gTGGTATTTTCTCAGCGATCGTGTACAACAACACCTCTGGCTCACTGAAGACAATAAGTTCCACTGCACCCCAAAAGTCACCGGTCCCGTCTGTACTGCAAGGTATCCGAGAGCTCCACTCTCAGTGGGGGAGATCCAAATGGAGAAGACTTTTCCAAGAAGCCATAACGTTAGCGCAAGAAGGGTTCCTCATAGACGACGTCCTCGCCAGGGCTTTGGAAAGCCATAAGGAGCAAATAGTGGTTTCCAAGCTGTGCGACCTGTTCTGTGATGCGACCGGCCGCGTGAAATCGGTGGGAGCCATCGTCAAAAATCAGAATCTGTCAGAGCTTTTGCAGAGCGCCAGCTTGAATGAGAACAATTTCCTAGAAACGCTGGCCGTGAAATTGTCCGAAGACCTCTCCCTGAGCGAGAGGCCAGCCTTCTTAGCCGCCATTCAGCAAATCCGTGGAGAAATCAATGACTCTGTTATCGTCGAGGGAGAGAAATATTCTGTCCTTTCAGCCAGTTTGCCTTTCTCAGGCCAGATGCTATCTGATATATTAGAGCAAGTCAGGCAGCAAAGCCTCTCCTTTCAGGATGGTGCAGATTTTAACAAGACCTCTGCTGCTTACAGAGATCTCTTAAACTTGATTCAACTACGCAACAGTTCAAGCCTGGCTCAGAAGTACCCAGGCCTTGTagacacattttcttttaatactCAAAACAGTCACATTGCTGTGCTGGATCAGTCTGGTAATTTTGTCATCATGTCAGCTTCACTCAACAGCACATGGGGATCAGGGCGATTTTTGCCATCCAGTGGTATTCTCCTTAACAGCTTTAGCGCAAACTCACGCCACTTCAACTTTCCACTGGTTCTGAGACTCGCTCAGGACGACACCTCTCTTAATGATGATACAGAAGACAGCGGAGAAGAAAAGGAAGTAGAAGTTGTCGCCTTTACTGGAGGGCTTTCAGCTGTATTTAACGCCGCTGTTCTTTTGCACAACAGGATTGATTTAAGAATGTCTTCTAAAGAAACTCTTAGCAGCCCTCTCCTCCATATAGAGCCAGAAATGACTTCAGGTTTTTGTCTGTCTTCCATTTTAAATGACTCGGACAAATATATGCGGTTTTCTGATGTAGGACATGAGCTCGAGCAGGTGGACGAGTGCGTGGATCATTCTCTGTCTTTGCTACTGCGGTTACATGCAAACCACGTTGCTGCACATGGAGCTCCAGCTACTCATGCTCATATTGATGGCTACTGA